The Streptomyces sp. DG1A-41 genomic sequence ACCCTCGGCGGCAACGAGTGGTCGGACACGCAGGGCGGCCAGCCGATCGCCACCGTCGACCAGTCCACCTTCCCCGGCGACGGCGACTTCGCACTCGTGAAGTACGACGACCCGGCGACCGAGGCGCCCAGCGAGGTCAACACCGGCGACCAGACCGTCCAGATCACCGAGGCCGCGGAGGCGACCGTCGGCCAGGAGGTCTTCCGGATGGGCAGCACCACCGGGCTCGCCGACGGCCAGGTCCTCGGACTCGACGCCACGGTGAACTACCCCGAGGGCACCGTCACCGGCCTCATCCAGACCAACGTCTGTGCCGAGCCCGGCGACAGCGGCGGCTCGCTGTTCACACAGGACGGTCTCGCGATCGGCCTGACCTCGGGCGGCAGCGGCGACTGCACGGTCGGCGGCGAGACGTTCTTCCAGCCGGTCACCACCGCCCTGGAGGCGGTCGGCGCGACCCTGGGCGCGGGCGGCGCGGCCGGCGGCGCGGGTGAAGAGGCCGGTGCCGGCGAGGACGCCGGTGCTGGTGCTGGTGCTGGTGCTGGTGCCGGTGCCGGTGAGGAAGCGGGCGCCGGTCAGGAGGCCGGAGCCGGCGGCGAGGCCGGTGCGGGTGCGGGCGAGGAAGCCGGTGCCGGTGAAGAGGCCGGCGCTGGTGCCGGTGCCGGTGAGCAGGCCGGAGGCGAGGACGCGGGCGCCGGAACCGGCGCCGGTCACGACGCGGGACAGGGTGTCGAGGACAACTCCGGTCTGACCGAGTCCCGCTGACCTGAAACCGTCGGCAGCCGGTCCGACGCCGCCGGCCCGGTTCCGCCCCCTTCCTGGCGGGACCGGGCCGGTCACCGGCGTTTCCGGTCACCGACCGGCCTCACCTGTGGTTCCGGCCGGCGGTGGACCGGGCCGGCCCTCCGGCGGGAGGACCGGCCCGTCCTCGTGCACGGCGCCGGTTCCGCCCTACCCGACCGCCCTGAGCAGCAACAGGGCGATGTCGTCGAGCCGTTCCTCCCCGTCCGTGCGGTGCTCCTGGCGAACGAGGCTGTCGGCCAGCTCGTCCAGCGGCTGGTCCCCGGCGTCGGCCAGGCGGCGGCCCAGGTCCGCGAGGGCCTCCTCGAAGTCGGTGCCGGGGGACTCGACCAGCCCGTCGGTGTAGAGGACGAGCAGGGCGCCGGGGGCGAAGGAGACCTCCGTCGTCGGGTACACCGCGGAGGCGTCGATGCCCAGCAGCGGACCGCCGGCCAGGTCGAGGACGCGCACCCGCCCGTCCGGACGTCTCAGCAGCGGCGGCGGATGACCCGCCCGGGACATCACGGCCCGGCCGTGCGCCGGGTCGAGACGCAGGTACAGACAGCTGGCGAACAGGTCGGAACCCAGGTCGAGCAGCAGCCGGTTGGTGCTGCGCATGACCTCCTCGGGCGCCTGGCCCACGGCCGTGTACGCGCGCACCGCCGTGCGGACCTGCCCCATCAGCCCGGCCGCCGTGACGTTGTGGCCCTGCACGTCCCCGATCACCGCCGCCGCCATCCCCTGGGTGCGCACCAGGTCGTAGAAGTCGCCGCCGATGTCCATGCCCTGCGTGGCCGGCACATAGCGGGCGGCCGCCTCGATGCCGGGCAGCGACGGCAGCGAGTGCGGCAGCAGCGCCTCCTGGAGGCCGTGCGCGAGCCGGTGCTTGGCGTCGTAGAGCAGCGCCCGCTCCAGCGCCTGGGCGATCAGCCCGGCCAGGCTCGTCATCACCGCCCGTTCCTCCGTCGGGAAGGGGTGCGGCTCGGTGTAGGAGAGCACGCACGTCCCCACCGGCCGGCCCTGGGCGATCAGCGGCAGATACGCCCAGGCCGCGAACCCGTCGGGCGTCGCGAGCCGCGCCGGGTAGAGGCGCTCCAGCTCTTCCTGCGACTCGAAGAAGGCGGGCACGCCCGTCCGCAGCACCTGCGTGCCGGGGGTCGGCTCGGTCAGCGGCATCCCGTCGAACCGTTCCACCACGGCCGCGTCCGGGTACCCGCGATGCCCGAGCACCCTCAGCCGGTTCGCCCGTGAGCCCAGCACGACCAGGGCCTGGCTGCCCACGGCCGGGGCGATCTCGTCCGCGACCAGTTGCACCACGTCCTGCACCCCGACCGCCTCGGTGAGCGCACCGGCCAGGTTGAGCACCTGCGAGATGGTGACCAGCCGGGTCGGCGTCCCGTCGCGCGGCGGGGCGGCCCGGTTCATCTCCGCCACGGCCCGGGCCCTTGTGATCCGGACGCTGAGGCCCGTCGTGCTCGGATACAACCGGAACGACAGCCACTCGCCCGGCGGGCGCAGCGCCACGAACGAGGCGCTGTGCTGGCTCATCAGCGCGGCCCGGTAACGGTCCTCGTACACCGGGTCGTTGAGCCACGGCACCGACGCCCACAGCTGCGTGCCGAGCAGCCGGCTGACCGGGACGTTCAGCAGCTCGGCCGCGGCCGCGTTGACGAAGCCGATCCGCCCGTGCAGATCCAGCGAGACCAGCCCGTACGGCAGCCGGCTCACCATCCGGGCCGCCTCGACGGTGCCGAGCGTGCCGGCCACCCCGCCCACCAGGGGCGAGGCGACCAGATCGGTCTCGGGGTGCGGCGGGATGCTGTGCTCGGCGGCCCGCTCCAGCCGGACCGCCAGCCGGCCGCAGGCCGCGGTCAGATGCTCGCGCTCCCGATCGGACAGTTCCGGCGGATGCCCGCCCGGCCAGGTCACGAACACCGCGCCGTACACGGTGGACTCGGTGGCGACCGGCACCGCGGCCAGGGCGAACGGATAGGGCAGCACCACGGCGATCCGCGGATAGCGGCGGGCCATCTCCTCCTCGCCGCCGACCCACACCAGCTCGCGCTCGCGCGCCGCGTCGGCGACCGGGATCGGCGCGCTCAGCCCCACCCGCTCCCAGGGCGCCGCGAACGCCCGGGGCAGCCCCGCCATCACCGCCATCTCCAGCACCGGCTGGTCCCGCGCCAGCAGGTACACCGCGCCGGAGTGGGCGTGCACCTCGTCCATCATCGAGGCCAGCGCCAGGGACAGCAGGGGACGGCCGACCGGCGTCCTGGCGGCTGCCGGCGCCTGCGCGGACGACTGCCCGTCGGACACGCCGACCACCTCCTCGCACGGCCGCGCGACCGGGTTCAGGAACAAATCTCCTCCCTGGCGGCCCGTCGCGCACGACGAGCGGCACGGGGAAGGGCTTGGTTACCGTCGGGCACACACCTATGGCCCCGTTTGAACGGCGCCCGCATACCCCGACCGTCGCGACCCATGCCGTCGAACTCGAAGCGTGGCCGGTTGTACGGGCGCCGCGCGTGCGCCCCCACGCACCCTGATGGCCGGTTCTTCGTGCCCACGCAGGGTCACGTTCGCGAACAATGGGTCACGCGCTCAACACGACGAGCTCCGCACGACGACGGGACGTACAGCGAGCCGAGGGGTGGCAGTGATCCGGGTGCT encodes the following:
- a CDS encoding S1 family peptidase, with the translated sequence MSHKRIPKRKAAIAAGSVVALGAAAILLPNANASQDGSSGDTAAAPKTLKAGDASDLASQLSGLLGEAFGGSYYDSDSQQLVVNVVPGDNNNVIVQAKAAGAKVREVDNSWSELQSGAQTLKSDATIAGTSWAIDPRTNKLLVTADSTVTGAKWDRLESTVQSLGSGMATLKKSAGTFKPFVSGGDAIFAGGSRCSLGFNVTAGDGSPAFLTAGHCTLGGNEWSDTQGGQPIATVDQSTFPGDGDFALVKYDDPATEAPSEVNTGDQTVQITEAAEATVGQEVFRMGSTTGLADGQVLGLDATVNYPEGTVTGLIQTNVCAEPGDSGGSLFTQDGLAIGLTSGGSGDCTVGGETFFQPVTTALEAVGATLGAGGAAGGAGEEAGAGEDAGAGAGAGAGAGAGEEAGAGQEAGAGGEAGAGAGEEAGAGEEAGAGAGAGEQAGGEDAGAGTGAGHDAGQGVEDNSGLTESR
- a CDS encoding SpoIIE family protein phosphatase yields the protein MVGVSDGQSSAQAPAAARTPVGRPLLSLALASMMDEVHAHSGAVYLLARDQPVLEMAVMAGLPRAFAAPWERVGLSAPIPVADAARERELVWVGGEEEMARRYPRIAVVLPYPFALAAVPVATESTVYGAVFVTWPGGHPPELSDREREHLTAACGRLAVRLERAAEHSIPPHPETDLVASPLVGGVAGTLGTVEAARMVSRLPYGLVSLDLHGRIGFVNAAAAELLNVPVSRLLGTQLWASVPWLNDPVYEDRYRAALMSQHSASFVALRPPGEWLSFRLYPSTTGLSVRITRARAVAEMNRAAPPRDGTPTRLVTISQVLNLAGALTEAVGVQDVVQLVADEIAPAVGSQALVVLGSRANRLRVLGHRGYPDAAVVERFDGMPLTEPTPGTQVLRTGVPAFFESQEELERLYPARLATPDGFAAWAYLPLIAQGRPVGTCVLSYTEPHPFPTEERAVMTSLAGLIAQALERALLYDAKHRLAHGLQEALLPHSLPSLPGIEAAARYVPATQGMDIGGDFYDLVRTQGMAAAVIGDVQGHNVTAAGLMGQVRTAVRAYTAVGQAPEEVMRSTNRLLLDLGSDLFASCLYLRLDPAHGRAVMSRAGHPPPLLRRPDGRVRVLDLAGGPLLGIDASAVYPTTEVSFAPGALLVLYTDGLVESPGTDFEEALADLGRRLADAGDQPLDELADSLVRQEHRTDGEERLDDIALLLLRAVG